Genomic DNA from bacterium:
ATTTTGACAACTTCTTCTCCAGAAACATTTCTAAGCTTTGGCAACTTTCTTGGCCCCCATTTCTATTGATATCTCAAAAGTTGTGAGGAGCGGATGATCTTTTTCTTCCAGCGGAAACTCTTCAAGATACAATTCAGTTGCTTCTTTTAAATTATAGATTGCTTCTTCAATAGTCTTACCTTGACTCACGGTTCCGACTTCAGGACATTCAGCAACATACACATCTTCTTCTTTATGAATTATTGCTGTTAATATTACCATTTTTCAGCCACCTCGATTATATAATATATCCGCCATGTTTTAACCTTTTCCTAACCTCATAGCCCGCAATTTCGGACAACTCAGCCATATCCGCATTGCGGATATCATCCGAATTTTGGAAAGTGTATTCAGTATTGCTTTTTCGGATGGCTCATCCATATCCGCATTGCGGATATCATCCAAACTTTGGAAAGTGGGCTTAGTATTGCGTTCATACATCCAATCACACAAAGTCATGTTTCCTCATTCAAAATGGTATCAAAGGATTATTACTCCTCTGAATCTCACATAGTCTTAGCTTTATCTTAATCTACCGAAATTTATCATTATTACTAATATATTATATAGCAATAAAAAATGAAAAATCAAGCTAATTAAAATATTTTAATATGAGCTTTTCAGGATTCCCGAAAATGAAAATCAGCAGATTAACGACTGCGAGCACGATAAATCCCGCAAGTCCCGTTATCCCTACAAGCAGGTCATTGCCACCTCTTATGAACATTATTGGAATACCATATGTCGCGTTCAATGTCCCGTGCAAAATAGATGCGGCAATAACCGAACCCGACTTGAGCCTAATAAAGTTAAATATCGGCGCAAGCAAAATGCACCAGCCAACCATCATCACCGCTCCGAATTGCGGATGTTGCGGATAATTATGCCCCTGAATCACGAGAGGAACATGCCAAATTCCCCACAAAAATCCTATCATAAGCGATGACTTGAAGAAACCTAAGGGCGCCAATTCCCGCATCAAGAGTCCTCGCCAGCCTACCTCCTCCCCGAAACCAGCAACAGCGTTTATAGTTGCGCCTGCTACAAGCCCCTGAAAAACAGTTATGATAAGTACTGATAATGGCGAGCTAACCATTTTCCTCATTTCAGCGACTTTATCAGCGGGAACAAACTGGCGAAGTCTTTCG
This window encodes:
- a CDS encoding type II toxin-antitoxin system HicB family antitoxin, which produces MVILTAIIHKEEDVYVAECPEVGTVSQGKTIEEAIYNLKEATELYLEEFPLEEKDHPLLTTFEISIEMGAKKVAKA
- a CDS encoding CPBP family intramembrane metalloprotease, giving the protein MNVNVRKITAFVLITFAINWAIVFAAVILGVSWNTPMATAVGVVYMFVPLVSAYIVQKGFYKEPARAAFGINFRLNRWWLFAWLLPLGFAGGTFLVSLLFPGIEFSPDMAGFFERLRQFVPADKVAEMRKMVSSPLSVLIITVFQGLVAGATINAVAGFGEEVGWRGLLMRELAPLGFFKSSLMIGFLWGIWHVPLVIQGHNYPQHPQFGAVMMVGWCILLAPIFNFIRLKSGSVIAASILHGTLNATYGIPIMFIRGGNDLLVGITGLAGFIVLAVVNLLIFIFGNPEKLILKYFN